In the genome of Maniola jurtina chromosome 3, ilManJurt1.1, whole genome shotgun sequence, one region contains:
- the LOC123880751 gene encoding uncharacterized protein LOC123880751 isoform X1 yields the protein MSLCNTFRLSVVCFTIVLSSIDAPVVAFTLRRTTRDIHSYGDLAQEESVLLEVKRELNVPDKIQITENNTTENINNNNNFTLTSPKVEFERDIVTESDSNNNSDDRTTSFPNQTPVPEQSIIVDKVITTESIVDVTNAESQTITTDSILENTTPLLIDKITDVETTTNIIDVTTSSEIDLNEPATTDLTPLNKTIKEQKHLSQSPKKSRPIPKWKKYKIIERKRPLPSSAEKLKERKKEDNKEDILKAETKHVRITLQDTVTSDIPSLESLKNDLLSSTLNLQTSESKSGVTLKPLVTEQTISTPISSTPTETISAVGHESKRAGFLNFSGKTTTAELITDITTSEITTESTNLEMTTEEEMFDLKTTNKPRTKSLDIDVQEDKSKIGSLIVLNEDAIKEELLKEELINNNQENANRQREELANNADLIEMKNRKTENSAEINLSSELSVKPINSDRSKNGTLYTVNPNYKPMKKIEVVPPKQFVRDPDDNSWRNESLSSLGIVFKPKNSSKPFTQVLKNKTETEWNNLSEKDIKNDLPDLRERLQKMAEKRKSKRKKIDSFGNVVYFDYEENSSSAEHAGVTIDELTSTVTTYSPALQSINETKLNSSLTTEGVNKISYSTRKPNKFFHEYYDSTDEDDSDYLNMAQIDLKKFTTSLRPSTPFHPATIIANQPDWLKNSNKLSNNAFPERKATVQYFPPLTTKKVNFNEYDNGFKFKMESFTTETDEPKLVSIDRPTTPVTVNTDASKSDYTKNLILSQPHLTTDPSVALIDDGSYDRGTYVIKHYKDFLHEAAKEAEYDKNLNYVPYTEAPVEGVTKADFIRYEKEKPRTIDNGYPYDPPFRKEVLQRFVDDFNHNSDRYRSDFPIIFNSSIVHGGVQHGRDLASSRAFMRSSYSDIFKPKIASQKACEPNCEKINVELSPAYELHYYVPDQEEKDEAVPQPVTLPYKYSL from the exons GTTATCCGTTGTATGCTTTACAATTGTGTTGTCGAGTATTGACGCACCGGTAGTAGCATTCACGCTTCGTCGCACAACCAGAGACATCCATTCCTACGGAGATCTTGCTCAAGAGGAGAGCGTTCTACTAGAAGTCAAGAGGGAGTTAAACGTACCTGATAAAATACAGATAACTGAGAATAATACTACTGAAAacattaataacaataataacttTACACTTACAAGCCCTAAAGTAGAATTTGAACGAGATATCGTAACGGAATCGGATTCAAATAACAATTCAGACGATCGAACAACAAGCTTTCCAAATCAGACTCCAGTGCCAGAGCAAAGCATAATTGTTGACAAAGTTATTACAACCGAAAGCATTGTAGATGTAACAAATGCAGAATCACAAACTATCACTACTGATTCCATTTtggaaaacacaactccattattaattgataaaataacTGATGTAGAAACTACAACTAACATAATAGATGTAACAACATCAAGTGAAATCGATCTCAATGAACCTGCAACGACAGATTTAACACCATTAAATAAAACCATTAAAGAACAGAAACATTTATCACAGAGTCCAAAAAAATCACGACCCATACCTAAATGgaagaaatacaaaataattgaGAGAAAACGACCATTGCCTTCTTCTGCAGAAAAACtaaaggaaagaaagaaagaagataaTAAGGAAGATATTTTGAAAGCAGAAACTAAGCACGTGCGAATCACATTACAGGATACTGTAACATCTGATATACCATCGCTTGAATCATTAAAAAATGATCTCCTATCTTCAACTCTAAACCTACAGACGTCGGAGAGCAAGAGtggcgtaactttgaaaccattGGTTACAGAGCAGACCATAAGCACACCTATTAGTTCGACGCCTACAGAAACGATCTCAGCAGTTGGTCACGAATCGAAACGAGctgggtttttaaatttttcaggaAAGACTACAACTGCAGAATTAATTACTGATATAACCACTTCAGAAATAACAACTGAatcaacaaatttagaaatgacaACAGAAGAAGAGATGTTTGATTTGAAAACCACTAACAAGCCACGTACAAAAAGTCTCGATATTGATGTTCAGGAAGATAAGAGTAAAATTGGATCACTAATTGTGTTG AACGAGGACGCTATTAAAGAAGAATTACTGAAGGAggagttaataaataataatcaggaAAACGCAAACCGTCAACGGGAAGAGCTCGCTAACAACGCTGATCTCATAGAGATGAAAAATCGAAAGACTGAAAACTCTGCTGAAATCAACTTGTCTTCGGAACTAAGCGTTAAACCAATTAATAGCGACAGATCAAAGAATGGCACGTTGTATACTGTCAATCCTAATTATAAACCGATGAAGAAAATTGAAGTCGTACCACCTAAGCAATTTGTTAGAGACCCAGATGACAACAGCTGGAGGAATGAAAGCTTAAGCTCTTTAGGCATTGTTTTTAAACCGAAAAATTCTTCTAAGCCTTTCACTCAAGTCTTGAAAAATAAGACAGAGACAGAATGGAACAATTTGTCAGAAAAAGATATTAAGAATGATTTGCCCGATCTAAGGGAAAGATTGCAAAAGATGGCTGAAAAGAGAAAATCTAAACGAAAGAAGATAGACTCGTTTGGTAACGTTGTTTACTTTGATTACGAAGAGAACAGTAGCTCCGCGGAACATGCAGGAGTTACGATAGACGAACTCACTTCAACCGTCACTACATATTCACCTGCCTTGCAAAGTATTAACGAAACTAAATTGAATTCATCTTTAACAACAGAAGGTgttaataaaatttcatattcaACTAGGAAACCCAATAAATTCTTCCACGAATATTACGATAGTACGGATGAGGATGACAGTGATTATTTAAATATGGCGCAGATCGACTTGAAGAAATTCACTACTTCACTCAGGCCCAGCACTCCATTCCATCCCGCGACAATAATAGCGAATCAGCCAGACTGGCTCAAAAATAGCAATAAACTCTCGAACAACGCATTCCCTGAAAGAAAAGCCACCGTCCAGTATTTCCCACCTCTAACAACTAAAAAAGTTAATTTCAACGAATACGACAATGGCTTTAAGTTCAAAATGGAATCGTTCACAACCGAGACAGATGAGCCAAAACTTGTTTCTATCGACAGACCGACGACACCTGTGACTGTAAACACTGATGCCAGTAAGTCTGATTACACTAAGAATTTGATTTTAAGTCAACCACACCTCACGACCGACCCGAGCGTTGCCCTAATTGATGATGGAAGTTACGACAGAGGCACCTACGTCATCAAACATTACAAAGACTTCTTGCACGAGGCAGCAAAGGAAGCCGAATATGATAAGAATTTAAACTACGTACCCTACACCGAAGCTCCAGTGGAAGGGGTGACCAAAGCAGACTTTATTAGATACGAGAAAGAAAAACCAAGAACAATAGACAATGGGTACCCTTATGATCCACCATTCCGAAAAGAGGTCCTGCAAAGATTTGTGGACGATTTCAATCACAATAGTGATCGATATAGATCAGATTTTCCCATTATATTTAACAGTAGCATTGTTCACGGCGGCGTGCAACACGGCAGAGATCTAGCTTCGTCGAGAGCTTTCATGCGGAGTTCCTATAGTGATATTTTCAAACCAAAGATTGCTTCGCAGAAGGCTTGTGAACCGAATTGTGAAAAAATAAACGTTGAGTTATCACCGGCTTATGAGTTGCACTATTACGTGCCCGATCAGGAAGAAAAAGACGAAGCGGTCCCTCAACCAGTTACACTGCCTTACAAGTATTCATTATga
- the LOC123880751 gene encoding uncharacterized protein LOC123880751 isoform X2 — MLSVVCFTIVLSSIDAPVVAFTLRRTTRDIHSYGDLAQEESVLLEVKRELNVPDKIQITENNTTENINNNNNFTLTSPKVEFERDIVTESDSNNNSDDRTTSFPNQTPVPEQSIIVDKVITTESIVDVTNAESQTITTDSILENTTPLLIDKITDVETTTNIIDVTTSSEIDLNEPATTDLTPLNKTIKEQKHLSQSPKKSRPIPKWKKYKIIERKRPLPSSAEKLKERKKEDNKEDILKAETKHVRITLQDTVTSDIPSLESLKNDLLSSTLNLQTSESKSGVTLKPLVTEQTISTPISSTPTETISAVGHESKRAGFLNFSGKTTTAELITDITTSEITTESTNLEMTTEEEMFDLKTTNKPRTKSLDIDVQEDKSKIGSLIVLNEDAIKEELLKEELINNNQENANRQREELANNADLIEMKNRKTENSAEINLSSELSVKPINSDRSKNGTLYTVNPNYKPMKKIEVVPPKQFVRDPDDNSWRNESLSSLGIVFKPKNSSKPFTQVLKNKTETEWNNLSEKDIKNDLPDLRERLQKMAEKRKSKRKKIDSFGNVVYFDYEENSSSAEHAGVTIDELTSTVTTYSPALQSINETKLNSSLTTEGVNKISYSTRKPNKFFHEYYDSTDEDDSDYLNMAQIDLKKFTTSLRPSTPFHPATIIANQPDWLKNSNKLSNNAFPERKATVQYFPPLTTKKVNFNEYDNGFKFKMESFTTETDEPKLVSIDRPTTPVTVNTDASKSDYTKNLILSQPHLTTDPSVALIDDGSYDRGTYVIKHYKDFLHEAAKEAEYDKNLNYVPYTEAPVEGVTKADFIRYEKEKPRTIDNGYPYDPPFRKEVLQRFVDDFNHNSDRYRSDFPIIFNSSIVHGGVQHGRDLASSRAFMRSSYSDIFKPKIASQKACEPNCEKINVELSPAYELHYYVPDQEEKDEAVPQPVTLPYKYSL; from the exons GTTATCCGTTGTATGCTTTACAATTGTGTTGTCGAGTATTGACGCACCGGTAGTAGCATTCACGCTTCGTCGCACAACCAGAGACATCCATTCCTACGGAGATCTTGCTCAAGAGGAGAGCGTTCTACTAGAAGTCAAGAGGGAGTTAAACGTACCTGATAAAATACAGATAACTGAGAATAATACTACTGAAAacattaataacaataataacttTACACTTACAAGCCCTAAAGTAGAATTTGAACGAGATATCGTAACGGAATCGGATTCAAATAACAATTCAGACGATCGAACAACAAGCTTTCCAAATCAGACTCCAGTGCCAGAGCAAAGCATAATTGTTGACAAAGTTATTACAACCGAAAGCATTGTAGATGTAACAAATGCAGAATCACAAACTATCACTACTGATTCCATTTtggaaaacacaactccattattaattgataaaataacTGATGTAGAAACTACAACTAACATAATAGATGTAACAACATCAAGTGAAATCGATCTCAATGAACCTGCAACGACAGATTTAACACCATTAAATAAAACCATTAAAGAACAGAAACATTTATCACAGAGTCCAAAAAAATCACGACCCATACCTAAATGgaagaaatacaaaataattgaGAGAAAACGACCATTGCCTTCTTCTGCAGAAAAACtaaaggaaagaaagaaagaagataaTAAGGAAGATATTTTGAAAGCAGAAACTAAGCACGTGCGAATCACATTACAGGATACTGTAACATCTGATATACCATCGCTTGAATCATTAAAAAATGATCTCCTATCTTCAACTCTAAACCTACAGACGTCGGAGAGCAAGAGtggcgtaactttgaaaccattGGTTACAGAGCAGACCATAAGCACACCTATTAGTTCGACGCCTACAGAAACGATCTCAGCAGTTGGTCACGAATCGAAACGAGctgggtttttaaatttttcaggaAAGACTACAACTGCAGAATTAATTACTGATATAACCACTTCAGAAATAACAACTGAatcaacaaatttagaaatgacaACAGAAGAAGAGATGTTTGATTTGAAAACCACTAACAAGCCACGTACAAAAAGTCTCGATATTGATGTTCAGGAAGATAAGAGTAAAATTGGATCACTAATTGTGTTG AACGAGGACGCTATTAAAGAAGAATTACTGAAGGAggagttaataaataataatcaggaAAACGCAAACCGTCAACGGGAAGAGCTCGCTAACAACGCTGATCTCATAGAGATGAAAAATCGAAAGACTGAAAACTCTGCTGAAATCAACTTGTCTTCGGAACTAAGCGTTAAACCAATTAATAGCGACAGATCAAAGAATGGCACGTTGTATACTGTCAATCCTAATTATAAACCGATGAAGAAAATTGAAGTCGTACCACCTAAGCAATTTGTTAGAGACCCAGATGACAACAGCTGGAGGAATGAAAGCTTAAGCTCTTTAGGCATTGTTTTTAAACCGAAAAATTCTTCTAAGCCTTTCACTCAAGTCTTGAAAAATAAGACAGAGACAGAATGGAACAATTTGTCAGAAAAAGATATTAAGAATGATTTGCCCGATCTAAGGGAAAGATTGCAAAAGATGGCTGAAAAGAGAAAATCTAAACGAAAGAAGATAGACTCGTTTGGTAACGTTGTTTACTTTGATTACGAAGAGAACAGTAGCTCCGCGGAACATGCAGGAGTTACGATAGACGAACTCACTTCAACCGTCACTACATATTCACCTGCCTTGCAAAGTATTAACGAAACTAAATTGAATTCATCTTTAACAACAGAAGGTgttaataaaatttcatattcaACTAGGAAACCCAATAAATTCTTCCACGAATATTACGATAGTACGGATGAGGATGACAGTGATTATTTAAATATGGCGCAGATCGACTTGAAGAAATTCACTACTTCACTCAGGCCCAGCACTCCATTCCATCCCGCGACAATAATAGCGAATCAGCCAGACTGGCTCAAAAATAGCAATAAACTCTCGAACAACGCATTCCCTGAAAGAAAAGCCACCGTCCAGTATTTCCCACCTCTAACAACTAAAAAAGTTAATTTCAACGAATACGACAATGGCTTTAAGTTCAAAATGGAATCGTTCACAACCGAGACAGATGAGCCAAAACTTGTTTCTATCGACAGACCGACGACACCTGTGACTGTAAACACTGATGCCAGTAAGTCTGATTACACTAAGAATTTGATTTTAAGTCAACCACACCTCACGACCGACCCGAGCGTTGCCCTAATTGATGATGGAAGTTACGACAGAGGCACCTACGTCATCAAACATTACAAAGACTTCTTGCACGAGGCAGCAAAGGAAGCCGAATATGATAAGAATTTAAACTACGTACCCTACACCGAAGCTCCAGTGGAAGGGGTGACCAAAGCAGACTTTATTAGATACGAGAAAGAAAAACCAAGAACAATAGACAATGGGTACCCTTATGATCCACCATTCCGAAAAGAGGTCCTGCAAAGATTTGTGGACGATTTCAATCACAATAGTGATCGATATAGATCAGATTTTCCCATTATATTTAACAGTAGCATTGTTCACGGCGGCGTGCAACACGGCAGAGATCTAGCTTCGTCGAGAGCTTTCATGCGGAGTTCCTATAGTGATATTTTCAAACCAAAGATTGCTTCGCAGAAGGCTTGTGAACCGAATTGTGAAAAAATAAACGTTGAGTTATCACCGGCTTATGAGTTGCACTATTACGTGCCCGATCAGGAAGAAAAAGACGAAGCGGTCCCTCAACCAGTTACACTGCCTTACAAGTATTCATTATga